The following proteins come from a genomic window of Rutidosis leptorrhynchoides isolate AG116_Rl617_1_P2 chromosome 10, CSIRO_AGI_Rlap_v1, whole genome shotgun sequence:
- the LOC139869953 gene encoding costars family protein At4g33640-like, giving the protein MNVDEEIEQLKQEIKRLGRKQNDGSYKVTFGVLFNDDRCANIFEALVGTLRAAKKRKVLTYDGELLLQGVHDNVEIVLKSTP; this is encoded by the exons ATGAACGTAGACGAAGAGATTGAACAACTAAAACAAGAAATCAAACGACTTGGCCGCAAACAAAATGATGGATCCTACAAG GTGACATTCGGCGTGCTGTTTAATGACGACAGGTGTGCAAACATTTTTGAAGCACTAGTTGGGACACTAAGGGCGGCCAAGAAACGAAAAGTCTTAACATATGACGGAGAGCTACTGCTACAAGGCGTTCATGACAATGTTGAAATTGTACTCAAATCAACCCCATAA